In the Ipomoea triloba cultivar NCNSP0323 chromosome 6, ASM357664v1 genome, one interval contains:
- the LOC116023613 gene encoding uncharacterized protein LOC116023613: protein MSIPERRIGLYSQGSSGWTSIRYEELQEDDVWGGFHERNEFPPPKVKEPSPSSTLRRLPSSTKMIPRSNKNPNHEPKMIQHSAPVNIPDWSKIYGTTSQASYNPRVLDGHNQGKEGDGFIRSGWNSDDEEDIDGGGQMVPPHEWIARKLARSQISSFSVCEGVGRTLKGRDLKRVRNAVLTKTGFLE, encoded by the coding sequence ATGTCAATACCTGAGAGAAGGATTGGCTTATATAGCCAAGGTAGCAGTGGTTGGACCTCAATCAGGTACGAAGAACTTCAAGAAGATGATGTTTGGGGTGGTTTCCATGAAAGGAAtgaattccctcctcccaaggTTAAAGAGCCATCACCATCCTCTACTCTAAGGCGCCTGCCATCTTCAACAAAAATGATCCCGAGATCCAACAAAAATCCCAATCACGAACCCAAAATGATCCAACACTCTGCCCCTGTTAACATACCCGATTGGTCCAAAATCTATGGCACCACTTCACAGGCCTCCTACAACCCACGAGTTCTCGACGGTCATAATCAAGGCAAGGAAGGCGATGGATTCATTAGAAGTGGTTGGAACAGTGACGATGAAGAAGACATAGATGGCGGGGGACAGATGGTGCCTCCACATGAATGGATTGCTAGGAAGCTTGCAAGGAGTCAAATATCATCTTTCTCAGTGTGTGAAGGGGTTGGGAGGACCCTGAAGGGTAGAGATCTAAAAAGAGTGAGAAATGCAGTATTGACCAAAACTGGTTTTCTTGAATAA
- the LOC116022551 gene encoding ATP synthase gamma chain, chloroplastic-like: MAASTSITLSKPSLRNSISLSPSPSPSPSSQITSFPNFKPTVNRNPQYSFSPCIRCNLRKIRDRIETVKNTQKVTEAMKLVAAAKIRKAQEAVINGRPFAEALVEVLYNINEQLQSDDVEVPLTAVRPVKKIALVVVTGDRGLCGGFNNAILKKSENRIKELVDLGLDYTIISVGKKGNTYFRRRDDKIVDSFVEGGSFPTAKEAQVIADDVFSLFVSEEVDKVELLYTKFVSLVKSQPIIHTLLPLSAKGEVRDVNGNSVDVEGDEFFRLSTKEGKLSVERDHSASKSVAISPYLQFEQDPAQILDALMPLYLNSQILKALQESFASELAARMNAMSNATENAIELKRSLSVAYNRQRQAKITGEILEIVAGADALS; the protein is encoded by the coding sequence ATGGCGGCCTCAACATCGATTACCTTATCAAAACCCTCTCTCCGCAACTCCATTTCactttctccttctccttctccttctccttcttctcAGATTACCTCATTTCCAAATTTTAAACCTACTGTGAACCGAAATCCCCAATATTCATTCTCTCCTTGCATCCGCTGCAATCTGCGCAAAATCCGAGATCGAATAGAGACGGTAAAGAACACGCAGAAAGTCACAGAAGCAATGAAACTGGTGGCGGCGGCAAAGATTCGGAAAGCTCAAGAGGCGGTCATCAATGGTAGGCCCTTCGCCGAAGCCCTAGTCGAGGTTCTGTACAACATCAACGAGCAACTCCAATCGGACGATGTAGAAGTCCCTTTAACCGCCGTCCGCCCGGTGAAGAAAATCGCCCTCGTTGTTGTCACGGGCGATAGAGGCCTCTGCGGAGGTTTCAACAACGCTATTCTGAAAAAATCGGAGAATCGTATAAAGGAATTGGTGGATCTCGGCTTGGATTACACCATAATTAGCGTCGGAAAAAAGGGGAATACCTATTTCCGACGAAGAGATGACAAAATTGTGGATAGTTTTGTGGAAGGAGGCAGTTTTCCGACCGCAAAGGAGGCTCAGGTTATAGCAGATGATGTTTTCTCATTGTTTGTGAGTGAGGAGGTTGATAAAGTGGAGCTGTTGTATACTAAGTTCGTGTCTTTGGTTAAGTCCCAACCAATAATCCACACATTGCTCCCATTGTCTGCGAAAGGCGAGGTTCGAGATGTGAATGGGAACAGCGTTGATGTAGAGGGAGATGAGTTCTTTAGGTTGAGTACTAAGGAGGGGAAATTGAGTGTAGAGAGGGATCACAGTGCATCTAAAAGTGTAGCGATTTCGCCTTATTTGCAGTTTGAGCAAGATCCTGCTCAGATTCTTGATGCATTGATGCCTCTTTACTTGAATAGTCAGATTTTGAAGGCACTTCAAGAGTCATTTGCGAGTGAGCTTGCAGCGAGGATGAATGCTATGAGTAATGCTACTGAGAATGCTATCGAGTTGAAGAGAAGCCTTTCCGTTGCTTATAATCGGCAGAGGCAGGCTAAGATCACTGGTGAGATATTGGAAATTGTTGCTGGAGCGGATGCACTTTCATAG
- the LOC116022781 gene encoding protein translation factor SUI1 homolog 2-like produces the protein MWLRILWTHRLIPPLYIPLPLPLFPYTNSFIEAFAFFVLSSLVSDRSDTFLHQASYMVDIEAHLPTAFDPFAEAKESGAPGAKEYVHIRIQQRNGKKSLTTVQGLRKEYSYDKILKDLKKEFCCNGNVVQDKELGKVIQLQGDQRKNVSQFLVSAGLVKKDQIKIHGF, from the exons ATGTGGCTACGAATACTATGGACCCACCGCCTCATTCCACCCCTTTATATACCCCTGCCCCTTCCCCTCTTTCCATATACAAATTCATTCATTGAAGCTTTCGCCTTCTTCGTTCTCAG CTCTCTGGTTTCAGATCGAAGCGACACTTTTCTTCATCAAGCAAGTTACATGGTTGATATCGAGGCTCATCTCCCAACTGCTTTTGATCCGTTTGCCGAGGCCAAGGAATCGGGCGCCCCTGGAGCGAAAGAGTATGTGCATATCCGCATCCAGCAGAGGAATGGGAAGAAGAGTCTGACGACGGTGCAAGGGCTGAGGAAGGAGTACAGTTACGACAAGATCCTCAAAGACCTCAAGAAAGAGTTCTGCTGCAACGGTAATGTCGTGCAGGACAAGGAGCTGGGGAAGGTGATACAGCTCCAAGGTGATCAGCGCAAGAACGTGTCTCAGTTCCTTGTTAGTGCTGGGCTCGTGAAGAAGGATCAGATTAAGATACATGGTTTCTAG
- the LOC116022722 gene encoding calcium-dependent protein kinase 2-like, translated as MGLCFGKEMPAESKANGYHGGMVNQNQIQYTKSPGPEAQLPVVRPKPSPKPAFRSDTILGKAYEDVRLHYSLGKELGRGQFGVTYLCTEISSGEQYACKSISKKKLVTKADKDDMRREIQIMQHLSGQPNIVAFKGAYEDNGSVYLVMELCAGGELFDRIIANGHYSEKAAASLCRSIVNVVNVCHFMGVMHRDLKPENFLLSDKTENAALKATDFGLSVFIEQGKVYKDIVGSAYYVPPEVLRRKYGKEADIWSAGVILYILLSGVPPFWAETERGIFDAVLKGEIDFESEPWPSISSSAKDLVRRMLTQDPKTRITAAQVLEHPWMRGGEASDKPIDSAVLSRMKQFRAMNKLKKLALKVIAENLSAEEIQGLKSMFMNMDTDKSGTITYEELKTGLAKLGSKLTEAEVKQLMEAADVDGDGSIDYIEFITATMHKHRLEREENLYKAFQYFDKDSSGFITRDELQTALKEHGIADAETIKEIIAEVDIDNDGTINYEEFCTMMRTGSKQPGKLF; from the exons ATGGGTCTGTGTTTTGGCAAGGAAATGCCTGCAGAGTCAAAGGCCAATGGGTATCATGGTGGAATGGTGAATCAGAATCAAATTCAGTACACAAAGTCTCCTGGCCCAGAAGCTCAATTGCCTGTGGTGAGGCCTAAACCAAGCCCAAAGCCAGCTTTCAGGTCAGATACAATTCTTGGAAAGGCATATGAAGATGTTAGGTTACATTATAGTCTTGGGAAAGAATTGGGTAGGGGGCAATTTGGGGTTACTTATCTTTGTACTGAGATCAGTAGTGGTGAACAATATGCTTGCAAATCAATATCCAAGAAAAAGCTGGTTACCAAGGCTGATAAGGATGACATGAGAAGAGAGATTCAGATTATGCAGCACTTGAGTGGGCAGCCTAATATTGTTGCCTTTAAAGGTGCTTATGAGGATAATGGCTCTGTTTATCTTGTGATGGAGCTGTGTGCTGGTGGAGAGCTGTTTGATAGGATCATTGCTAATGGGCATTATAGCGAAAAGGCTGCTGCCTCGCTGTGTCGGTCTATTGTGAATGTTGTGAATGTTTGCCATTTTATGGGCGTAATGCACCGAGATCTTAAGCCAGAGAATTTCTTGCTGTCTGATAAAACTGAAAATGCTGCCTTGAAGGCCACTGATTTTGGCCTCTCTGTGTTCATTGAGCAAG GAAAGGTGTACAAGGATATAGTTGGAAGTGCTTACTATGTTCCTCCTGAAGTGTTGCGACGTAAGTATGGGAAGGAAGCAGACATCTGGAGTGCAGGCGTTATATTGTACATATTGCTCAGCGGTGTCCCTCCCTTCTGGGCTG AAACTGAGCGGGGAATTTTTGATGCTGTACTCAAGGGAGAAATTGACTTCGAAAGTGAACCTTGGCCTTCGATATCGAGTAGTGCCAAGGACCTGGTACGAAGGATGCTAACACAAGATCCAAAGACACGCATTACTGCTGCTCAAGTTCTTG AGCATCCATGGATGAGAGGAGGAGAAGCGTCTGATAAACCAATAGACAGTGCAGTCCTCTCGAGAATGAAGCAATTCAGAGCAATGAACAAACTCAAAAAGCTTGCCCTTAAG GTAATTGCAGAAAATCTCTCCGCAGAAGAAATCCAGGGGCTGAAATCGATGTTCATGAACATGGATACTGATAAGAGTGGCACAATTACATATGAAGAGCTGAAGACTGGATTGGCTAAACTCGGGTCCAAGCTCACCGAGGCTGAAGTTAAGCAGTTGATGGAAGCT GCAGATGTAGATGGAGATGGCTCAATTGACTATATAGAATTCATCACTGCTACAATGCACAAACATAGGCTAGAAAGAGAAGAGAATCTATACAAAGCATTTCAGTATTTTGATAAAGATAGTAGTGG GTTTATAACTCGCGATGAACTGCAAACAGCTCTGAAGGAACATGGAATAGCTGATGCAGAAACTATAAAAGAGATTATAGCTGAAGTGGATATAGACAAT GATGGGACCATCAACTATGAAGAGTTCTGCACCATGATGAGAACTGGAAGCAAACAGCCAGGCAAACTCTTCTAA